CTTCACCAGGAGGTTCTTCAGGGTCGCGGAGGCCGGGACGCCGAGGTGGGCGGCGAGGGTCTCGATGGTGGGGGTGTCCGGGGTGGGGATCTCCTCGAGCGCGGGCACGCCGTCGGCGTCCACCGGCTTCAGCTCGTAGGTGATCGCCTCGGTGTTGGCGGCGAAGTCGCAGTTCGGGCAGTCGGCGAAGGTGTCCTCGCCGGCGCCGGCCGGGGCCAGGAACTCCTCCGACTTCGAACCGCCCATGGCACCGGCGGTGGCGGCGCAGATGCGGTAGTCGAGGCCGAGGCGCTCGAACACCTTCTGGTAGGCCTGGCGGTGCAGGGCGTACGACCGGGCCAGGCCCTCGTCCTCGGTGTCGAAGGAGTACGAGTCCTTCATGAGGAACTCGCGACCGCGCAGGATGCCGGCCCGGGGACGGGCCTCGTCACGGAACTTCGTCTGGATCTGGTAGAGGATGACCGGCAGGTCCTTGTAGGAGGACGCCTGGTCCTTCACGATCAGCGTGAAGATCTCCTCGTGGGTCGGGCCGAGGAGGTAGTCGCCGCCCTTGCGGTCCTGGAGGCGGAACAGCTCGGGACCGTACTCGTCCCAGCGGCCGGTCGCCTCGTAGGGCTCGCGGGGCAGCAGCGCGGGGAGGCTGACCTCCTGGGCGCCGATGGCGTCCATCTCCTCCCGGACGATGCGCTCCACGTTCGCGAGGACCTTCTTGCCGAGCGGCAGCCAGGACCAGATGCCGGCGGCGGTACGGCGGACGTAGCCCGCCCGCACGAGGAGCTTGTGGCTGAGGACTTCGGCGTCCGCCGGGTCGTCGCGCAGCGTCTTCGCCATCAACTGGGACATGCGCTGGACCGGTGCGTTGGCCATGGTTCTCGTACTCCTGCCGATGGGGGTCCGCCGTCCCCGGGCGAGACCGGGAGCGGGGGAAGGTGGTGGCTAGGAGGTTAGCCGGGAGCGCGGTGTGCCCGGAAATCCGTTTACCGGCGCAGGAGAGGCAGTGGGGCGCCCATCACCGCGTACGGGCGGGGGGCGCTCGGGAACAGGACGCGCCGGGCCAGGTCGTGGTACCCGAGCGAGCGGTAGAGGGCGCGGGCGGGGCTCTCCGTGTCGATCGCGGAGAGGATCGAGCGGGGCTCGGTCGCGGTGTCGGTGATCGTGGTGATCAGGGCCCGGCCCGCGCCGCGGTTCTGGAAGGCGGGGTGGACGTGCAGCTCCGTGATCACGAAGGAGTCGTCCAGCCAGTACTCGTTGTTCTGGGCCCGCAGGTAGGGCTGGACGACGGTGGACCACCAGTGGGTGCGGTCGTTCGGCATGCCGTAGACGAACCCGATCAGCCTGCCCTCGGGGGTCGTCGCGCCGAAGGCCCGTGCGCCCGGGCTGGTCATGTGGCGCAGGACGATCTGCCGTCTGACGGCCACTTCGTCCGGACCCAGCCCGAAGGCGACCGCCTGGACGGCCAGGGCCTCGTCCACGTGGGCGGAAAGGTCCAGGGGGCCGATGGCGAGGTCCATGGCGGGGAGCCTACAGGGGCGTCAGAAGAGCACGCTCGTGAAGGCGCCGACCTCCTGGAAGCCCACCTTCGTGTACGTGCGCCGCGCCGCCGTGTTGAAGTCGTTGACGTACAGGCTCGCCACCGGGGCGACGTCCGCCAGTGCGTAGCGCAGGATCGCGGCCATGCCGGGGGCGGCCAGTCCCCGGCCGCGGTACTCGGGGGCCACCCACACGCCCTGGATCTGGCAGGCCTGGGCGGTCGCGGCGCCGATCTCGGCCTTGAAGACGACCTTGCCCCGGTCGTCGAGACGGGCGAACGAGCGGCCGGAGCCGACGAGTTCGGCGACACGGGCCTGGTAGAGGAGGCC
The window above is part of the Streptomyces sp. NBC_00425 genome. Proteins encoded here:
- a CDS encoding proline--tRNA ligase, which translates into the protein MANAPVQRMSQLMAKTLRDDPADAEVLSHKLLVRAGYVRRTAAGIWSWLPLGKKVLANVERIVREEMDAIGAQEVSLPALLPREPYEATGRWDEYGPELFRLQDRKGGDYLLGPTHEEIFTLIVKDQASSYKDLPVILYQIQTKFRDEARPRAGILRGREFLMKDSYSFDTEDEGLARSYALHRQAYQKVFERLGLDYRICAATAGAMGGSKSEEFLAPAGAGEDTFADCPNCDFAANTEAITYELKPVDADGVPALEEIPTPDTPTIETLAAHLGVPASATLKNLLVKVDGEIVAVGVPGDREVDLGKVEAHFAPAPVELVTAEDFVGRPDLVRGYVGPQGLGEKVTYIADPRVAPGTSWITGANKEHTHAKNVVAGRDFEVGDYVDVVVVQEGDPCPKCGTGLHLDRAIEIGHIFQLGRKYADALKLDVLGQNGKPVRVTMGSYGIGVSRAVAALAEQTADDKGLCWPAEVAPADVHVVAAGKALQTELALDVSEKLRAAGLRVLVDDRAGVSPGVKFTDSELMGVPQILVAGRRSAEGVLELKDRRTGEREELTVDEAIARLTA
- a CDS encoding GNAT family N-acetyltransferase, whose protein sequence is MDLAIGPLDLSAHVDEALAVQAVAFGLGPDEVAVRRQIVLRHMTSPGARAFGATTPEGRLIGFVYGMPNDRTHWWSTVVQPYLRAQNNEYWLDDSFVITELHVHPAFQNRGAGRALITTITDTATEPRSILSAIDTESPARALYRSLGYHDLARRVLFPSAPRPYAVMGAPLPLLRR